From a region of the Phragmites australis chromosome 21, lpPhrAust1.1, whole genome shotgun sequence genome:
- the LOC133903480 gene encoding probable glutathione S-transferase GSTU6: protein MTGGGDDELKLLGMWASPFVLRVKLALSFKGLSYEYIEEDLSNKSDLLLSSNPLHKKVPVLIHNGKPVCESQIIVQYVDEVFSSTSPALLSADPYERSMALFWAAFIDDKFLVSWLQAGWGKTDEEKAEGLKQTFAAIETLEAAFKECSKGKPFFGGDSVGYLDIALGGLIAFLHAAEARHGIKLFDTTRSPLLAVWQQRFGSLDETKAVLPDIHRLVEYARTREAEAEAAAAAASN from the exons ATGACCGGAGGAGGTGATGATGAGCTGAAGCTGCTCGGCATGTGGGCGAGCCCGTTCGTTCTGCGCGTGAAACTCGCGCTCAGCTTCAAGGGTCTGAGCTACGAGTACATCGAGGAGGACCTCAGCAACAAGagcgacctcctcctcagctcCAACCCATTGCACAAGAAGGTGCCCGTGCTCATTCACAACGGCAAGCCCGTCTGCGAGTCACAGATCATCGTGCAGTACGTCGACGAGGTCTTCAGCTCCACCAGCCCCGCTCTTCTCTCTGCCGATCCCTACGAACGCTCCATGGCACTCTTTTGGGCCGCCTTCATTGACGACAAG TtcttggtctcgtggttgcagGCGGGCTGGGGCAAGACGGACGAGGAGAAGGCGGAGGGGCTGAAGCAGACGTTCGCGGCGATTGAGACCTTGGAGGCGGCCTTCAAGGAGTGCTCCAAGGGGAAGCCCTTCTTCGGCGGCGACAGCGTCGGGTACTTGGACATCGCGCTTGGAGGCCTGATAGCGTTTTTGCACGCCGCAGAGGCACGTCATGGTATCAAGCTCTTTGATACCACCAGGAGCCCCCTTTTGGCGGTGTGGCAGCAGCGCTTCGGCTCACTGGACGAGACCAAGGCGGTCTTACCGGACATCCACAGGCTAGTCGAGTACGCCAGGACGAGGGAGGCGGAGGCCGAGGCTGCAGCAGCGGCCGCAAGCAACTGA